atagcccatttatcgaggaaggctataggctatatatcatcacgctacaaccaataggagcagagtaccagtgaaaaatgttacaaaaacggggaaaattatgtctctcttatgtgacgcaagcgaagttgcgcgggtcagctagtagggtatattattattatgttagccATCATAAAACTGTCAGGTCACTTTGTAGATCGTTTAGAAGTTTATGGGCTTTATGGCTCactattactttttattgacaACAGGTGAGCCAAGCAAAGGACATTAACCCATTAAGCCTATGTTTACTACAAACGGCCTGAAAACAATGTTTTCCGACACAATAAAGAAGGCGAAGGTAACTACATATATTAAGCCATACTGAACTAGGTCTACGGTAGTAATATTtcaactgtattttatttttattttctatgcCAGTATTCGTAAATTGTGAGATCGGTattcattattatgtttctttctTTATGCTCAGACAAAGAACTGGCTTATACTAGGTTTTGCAAATGAACACAGGCCACACCTTTTCAGGAAGCTGTAGATAGGTatcctaatattaaaaataggtGCCCCTCGACTCCTTTATCATAATATCAATATCCAATAACAAGGCACAAATTAACCTCCAAAAATCCTTTTGTTAATAACTTCTATCCAAAACAAAACACTGACGTCCAAAAAGGTCGGGTCTTTTCGTAATTGAATCTGTTCTGTCATAAAGAAAGGACATCGCTCCGTActaaaataatcagtttttattagaaattgcCAGCCACCGAGATATCGTAAAAGGAAGTGGtgaataaaaccattttatcgttgcaattattttattttattggtatcGTAGATTTATAATGGACCGCGCTAGATAGGAAGTCATTATGGTCGgcttatttaagaaaataaggaGAAACTTGTTCATTCCAGCTGAATGATAATCGGTTTTCAGACTGACTAAGCGAGAAAGAAATGCTAGGCGTGGATAGAATAATAGTAATTTggaatcaaaaataaatatttcgacaGGTTTCCTGACCGCAAAATCACGTGATTCATGCAAATTGTTAATTAAGTGTCAGTTTTTAATATagtgaactagctgacccgcgcaacttcgcttgcgtccaatgagagagaatgggtgaaatttttccccgtttttgtaatattaattactggtagtctgctccttttggtcgtagcgtgataatatatagcctatgtcctttcttgggtatcaaaatatctccataccaaatttcatgcaaattggttcagtagtttaggcgtgattgagtagcagacagacagacagacagacagacagagttactttcgcatttataatattagtaaggataGCTAAGCAGGATAACATCATACGAAAatagaagaaatatttaatatttttgaaatggtaataaataaaacaaaattttatcgtACAACAGCCTTTATTCGCTCCAACGATTGGCTCTTGCCCAACAAATCCATCATTTCAGCTACCCCAGGACCTTCATCTAACCCACTTAAAACCCCTCTTAACATCTTCATCAGCGCAGGAAACTTCACACCATTATTCGAAGAAAAACTCCTCAAATTATCTTTTAAAGTATTCTGATCGAATTTCTCTAAATTCTCCAAATTCGTGACTAGTTTTGCTAATAATACTTGGTCTACTTCTGTTTTGGCTTTTGGTAGAATCCATAGAAACCCGAATTTCTTTGAAACCAGTTCCTCTATTCGTGATATTCTTGACACTGACCAGTCTAGTACTGTTTTCACGTGGTCCTCTGATAAGTTCAAGTTATGTTTCGGATAAGTCTTGGTTATTAAGTTCTTGAGGTTCGTTACGAGGGTCTTTGATAAGTCATTGTCTTGTAACTGTCGTTTGATTTCTAGTCGGTTGCATTCTTCCAACAAATCAGGGTTTAGTCGGCTCGGATGTGAAGATATTTTATCTATCTGGAactgaataacaaaataacattatgtacAAACTTTGAACAAAGATTCATcaaaaaatccttaaaaaatatgatgttttgAAATCGTAAGATTTCGTTCATTTATgatactaacgccatctagtaccGTTTGTTAGAACAAACGTATTTTCCCATCACAGGCAAACTGACTGGATTATCGCAAAATTCTTTGTATTAAATGCCCTATAGTGTtatagtgtaataaataatgtgtttagGAACTCTTTGTACCTCTTCAGCCAAGTCATCTATAGTTTTGATTCTAACTCCAGCTCCGGGCACGTGGTCGAAGCCTCCGCCAGATAAAGTAATGTAGTTTACTAACGCCAATGGGtaaatacctaaaaataaacaaaaaaaatatcatttcaatGTGAAACGGTAGGCAGAAACTGGAGCACAGTAACAGTTGTAATCTTTAGTGATTggatgcaaaaaaatatttttttacattgatCTCATAAATACAAGTTGAATAGAGAGGAAAAATTGATTTCATTATGTAATTCTTTTAGAAACTTTACAAATTAAAGTAGAGAATCAGTAAGTAAGTATGTTACCATTATTCCTATAATCTTCAACCTTCACGTCGCTTTGTCGTTTGCTTAGTTTAGTACCGTCAGAATTCACGATTAGTGGCATGTGTCCGAACTGAGGAGGCTGCCAGCCAAAGGCTCTGAAATACAGAACACACTATCAATACGAATATCCACTAGTCAAACCACGTCTCCTCATTCCCCATTAACAGATCCATGTTAAACATTGGAGGACTTCAGAACTCAAGACCTGAAGTTCAACTTCAGAATGGCAAAAACAAAGTGAAGACACTccaaaacacacaaacatttaataagttttaaacttgCCCACGACGACGGCCAATGTAACCTGAGCCGAAACTtcaggcattctaaggtaaaatgcgtgttcacgttaacACCCGCTTTAAATTTTTAATGCACAAAAATCGAAAACACGACTATCGACCGAATTGGTACCGACATGGCAACCTCTGGGTGACGTCACTTCTGTATGTGTCACTATTTACTCAAATACTAACTTGTATATCAACAAATGTTTAGTGGTAGAGATTTGCCACTCCACTCCTCTCAACACATGTGTGATCTTCATCAGATGATCGTCCACTACATTTGCGAAGTGATACGTGGGAAAGCCATCTGACTTCATCAATACTGGGTCTCCTTCGTTTATGGACACGTCGTACGCGATGCCGCCGAAGATTAGGTCGTCGAAGTATTGGCAGTCTGATGTGAGCTGTGAAAATAAAGAATTCacttaatgatttttttattttaataacataataaattctaATTATGCTAAAACAAGCTTTTAATTTcagtttataaaaatcttatatgATTCCGATAAGTAGGTGTAAGCCAATTAAATCCCTTAATTAAATTGCTTTAGAAAATTATTGTCTCTTAGTTATATTCTAATTTCCAGTTCTTACGTCGATTCTATTCTATTAAGTGTGATCTAAATAAGTAACTATCCTTAGTAGTGCAGATATCAATACTGAGAAAACTTTATACAACTCTCAAAGACCTTGAtacataaaagtttataattaattctttCCAGAATGAAGCCATAAGTGAATGAATTACCTTAAACCTAATGCAATGGGGTATGCCTGCATTCATCTTCTCGTTAATCTCTTCATGGGTTAAATTCCTACATCGGTTATCATACTTGGGTACTCGTTGTGACTTCACAGCATCTCTACGTAAAATGTTCAACCTTCTTTCTGTACAGAAGCATTTGTATGCTGAACCATTTTCTAAAAGAGTAGATATGTGCTCCCTGTAATAAAGAGAAGAAAAAATTGTTTGTCGTTTTATGCGGGATTCAAACCCAGAACCAAGTTTGGGGTAATGGAGTGATGTTTCTGACAActgctataaataatataaactctaTCAACTATTTAGTTATGAGTAATTCAGTCATAAATCCAAAGACATTGATTCCTCAAACACAGATAACAAAATGATGTTTGAAATTGGCTTTAATTCAATTGTATAAGACCTAAGTAACAGTCATGTAAGTCTTGGCCTTTGCTCAACAAATATCTTGGTACTTCACCAAAATTATTATTGCTGGCTACAAAACTACCTACATACTCATAGACTTTGAAAGAAATCAATATTTACATGCAAATTGTGTTAAGGCGCAAATgaagtaaacataaatattgtaaatatcatGCTACAACCT
Above is a window of Anticarsia gemmatalis isolate Benzon Research Colony breed Stoneville strain chromosome 2, ilAntGemm2 primary, whole genome shotgun sequence DNA encoding:
- the GluRS-m gene encoding putative glutamate--tRNA ligase, mitochondrial, which codes for MRSLLMRQILFCQKRSLCSSINSERPRVRFAPSPTGYLHLGGLRTALYNYLFAKSRGGDFILRIEDTDQTRKVEGAVEALKTDLEWAGIECAEGPGFNGQYGPYVQSERLDFYQEHISTLLENGSAYKCFCTERRLNILRRDAVKSQRVPKYDNRCRNLTHEEINEKMNAGIPHCIRFKLTSDCQYFDDLIFGGIAYDVSINEGDPVLMKSDGFPTYHFANVVDDHLMKITHVLRGVEWQISTTKHLLIYKAFGWQPPQFGHMPLIVNSDGTKLSKRQSDVKVEDYRNNGIYPLALVNYITLSGGGFDHVPGAGVRIKTIDDLAEEFQIDKISSHPSRLNPDLLEECNRLEIKRQLQDNDLSKTLVTNLKNLITKTYPKHNLNLSEDHVKTVLDWSVSRISRIEELVSKKFGFLWILPKAKTEVDQVLLAKLVTNLENLEKFDQNTLKDNLRSFSSNNGVKFPALMKMLRGVLSGLDEGPGVAEMMDLLGKSQSLERIKAVVR